The following coding sequences are from one Halobacteriovorax sp. JY17 window:
- a CDS encoding 1,4-dihydroxy-2-naphthoyl-CoA synthase, translated as MVSDIFNPELWTEVPGFNFTDITYHRAKDQGTVRIAFNRPEVRNAFRPQTVDELYHALDHARMSSDVGCVLITGNGPSPKDGGWAFCSGGDQRIRGKDGYKYVGDEGQQDPAKLGRLHILEVQRLIRFMPKVVIAVVPGWSVGGGHSLHVVCDMTIASKEHAVFKQTDPDVGSFDSGYGSAYLARQCGQKRAREIFFLGLNYSAQEAFDMGMINKVVPHNELEDVALEWGKLINSKSPTAMRMLKFGFNLLDDGLVGQQIFAGEATRLAYGTDEAREGRDAFLEKRDQDFSSFPYHF; from the coding sequence TAATCCAGAACTTTGGACAGAAGTTCCTGGTTTCAACTTCACAGACATAACTTATCACCGCGCTAAAGACCAAGGTACTGTAAGAATTGCTTTCAACAGACCAGAGGTCAGAAATGCATTTAGACCACAAACTGTAGATGAACTCTATCACGCCCTAGATCACGCGAGAATGAGCTCTGACGTAGGTTGCGTCCTAATCACAGGTAATGGTCCTTCACCTAAAGACGGAGGCTGGGCCTTCTGCTCTGGTGGCGATCAGAGAATCAGAGGAAAGGATGGTTATAAGTATGTTGGCGATGAAGGCCAACAAGATCCAGCAAAACTTGGACGACTTCATATTCTAGAAGTTCAGCGACTCATTAGATTTATGCCTAAGGTTGTTATCGCCGTTGTACCTGGTTGGTCAGTTGGCGGAGGACATTCTCTACACGTGGTTTGCGATATGACTATTGCAAGTAAAGAGCATGCTGTCTTTAAGCAGACAGATCCTGACGTTGGAAGCTTTGACTCTGGTTACGGCTCCGCTTACCTAGCAAGACAATGTGGACAAAAGAGAGCGAGAGAAATTTTCTTCCTAGGTCTTAACTACTCTGCTCAGGAAGCTTTCGATATGGGAATGATTAATAAAGTTGTTCCTCATAACGAACTCGAAGATGTTGCTCTTGAATGGGGAAAATTAATAAACTCTAAATCGCCTACTGCCATGAGAATGTTAAAATTTGGTTTTAACTTATTAGATGACGGTCTAGTTGGTCAGCAGATATTTGCAGGTGAGGCTACAAGGCTCGCTTATGGAACTGATGAGGCCAGAGAAGGAAGAGACGCTTTCCTAGAAAAGAGAGATCAAGACTTCTCAAGCTTTCCTTATCACTTCTAA
- a CDS encoding serine protease, giving the protein MKKASLFLILPLICLKINAGPFKVIYGEDDRYEPFELENSRIEEASKSVAAIISNYSLKKIGEKTELVSLTLEDTIEYCPSVPFKNQIISASCSSVLIAPDVVLTAGHCIKTDWDCNSKSFVFDYRIDLLGEKEGPYKRYRIPNSNIYKCSKILERKLVKDETLEDWAIIKLDRKVTDRTPLNYRKYGKMDPETKLSLIGFPSGLPLKVATNGKIRSDIAPHYFVAELDAFHMNSGSPVVNEETLEVEGILVRGEKDFVNRLGCYDLMICKEGNCRGEDVSRITTIPFEKYIY; this is encoded by the coding sequence ATGAAAAAAGCCTCACTCTTTTTAATTCTTCCTCTAATTTGTCTTAAGATAAATGCTGGTCCTTTTAAAGTAATCTATGGCGAAGATGATCGCTACGAACCCTTTGAGCTTGAAAATAGTAGAATAGAAGAGGCTTCAAAATCTGTTGCTGCGATTATTTCAAATTATTCCTTAAAGAAAATTGGAGAAAAAACAGAATTAGTTTCTCTAACGTTAGAAGATACAATCGAATATTGCCCAAGCGTACCTTTTAAGAACCAAATTATCTCCGCTTCATGCTCATCTGTTCTTATTGCCCCTGACGTAGTTCTTACGGCGGGTCATTGTATTAAAACTGATTGGGACTGTAATTCAAAATCATTTGTCTTTGATTACAGAATTGATCTACTCGGAGAGAAAGAAGGTCCTTATAAGCGCTACCGAATTCCAAACTCTAATATCTATAAGTGTTCAAAGATTTTAGAGAGAAAGCTAGTTAAAGATGAAACACTAGAAGATTGGGCGATAATAAAATTAGACCGAAAAGTTACTGATAGGACTCCCCTCAACTATAGAAAGTATGGAAAAATGGACCCTGAGACAAAACTTTCACTAATTGGATTTCCAAGTGGCCTTCCTTTAAAGGTGGCAACCAACGGGAAAATAAGAAGCGATATTGCTCCACACTACTTCGTTGCCGAACTAGATGCCTTTCACATGAACTCAGGTTCTCCGGTTGTTAATGAAGAAACTTTAGAAGTCGAAGGAATCCTTGTAAGAGGAGAAAAAGATTTTGTAAATAGACTTGGATGCTACGATCTCATGATCTGCAAAGAGGGAAATTGTCGTGGCGAAGATGTTTCTAGAATTACAACAATTCCTTTTGAAAAGTATATTTATTAA
- a CDS encoding acylphosphatase, whose amino-acid sequence MKESFKVFGKVQGIMFRQTFIRSCHRRGLVAGATNNTEDRGLVTCSVEGETNEVYKLKNDLLELKELNSWGSHVERLEVMEDFQEISAHEVTTDNVDSFKWTDGVKFFL is encoded by the coding sequence ATGAAAGAAAGTTTTAAAGTATTTGGAAAGGTTCAGGGAATAATGTTTAGGCAGACCTTTATTAGGTCTTGTCATAGGCGTGGATTGGTCGCAGGAGCCACAAATAACACTGAAGATAGAGGTCTCGTCACTTGTAGTGTTGAGGGGGAGACCAACGAAGTTTACAAGCTTAAAAATGATTTATTAGAATTGAAAGAGCTTAATTCATGGGGCTCTCATGTTGAACGTCTTGAGGTGATGGAAGATTTTCAAGAGATTTCTGCTCACGAAGTCACGACTGATAATGTAGACTCTTTTAAGTGGACTGATGGCGTGAAGTTCTTTCTTTAA
- the ung gene encoding uracil-DNA glycosylase — MNLTNIPLHSSWKILLKDEFKKEYFKNLESFLTQEEQNQEVIYPPKENIFEALNQTPLNKVRVVLIGQDPYHGEGQAHGLSFSVLEEVKIPPSLRNIYKEIADDLKLEIPLHGNLTSWARQGVLLLNDVLTVRKSEAASHQKKGWEIFTNKIIELVDSECENVVFILWGSGAQKKAKKVDTTKHFIIKSVHPSPLSSYRGFFGSKPFSQCNHYLRTNGLEEINWNINDNNK, encoded by the coding sequence ATGAATTTAACAAATATCCCCTTACATTCTAGTTGGAAAATATTACTAAAAGATGAATTTAAAAAAGAATATTTTAAAAATTTAGAAAGTTTTCTTACCCAAGAAGAGCAAAACCAAGAAGTTATTTATCCACCAAAAGAAAATATTTTTGAGGCCTTAAATCAAACTCCTTTAAATAAAGTAAGAGTAGTTCTAATCGGGCAAGACCCATATCACGGAGAAGGGCAGGCCCATGGACTTAGCTTCTCCGTTTTAGAGGAAGTTAAAATCCCTCCTTCACTTCGAAATATTTATAAAGAAATTGCTGACGACCTAAAGCTTGAAATTCCACTCCATGGAAATCTTACCAGTTGGGCAAGACAAGGAGTTCTTCTTTTAAATGACGTGCTGACAGTTAGAAAATCTGAAGCGGCTTCTCATCAAAAGAAAGGATGGGAAATATTCACGAACAAAATCATTGAGCTCGTTGATAGTGAGTGCGAGAATGTCGTGTTCATTCTCTGGGGAAGCGGCGCTCAAAAGAAAGCAAAGAAAGTAGATACAACAAAGCATTTTATTATAAAGTCTGTTCACCCCTCTCCTCTATCGTCTTATAGAGGCTTCTTTGGCAGTAAACCTTTTTCACAATGTAATCACTATTTAAGAACTAATGGCTTAGAAGAAATTAATTGGAATATTAATGATAACAACAAATAA
- a CDS encoding ATP-binding cassette domain-containing protein, protein MITTNKLTKSFKSYKKKPGFMGSVESLYKRDYTLKNAVEGFDLDIPSGQIVGLLGPNGAGKTTLMKMFTGIIVPSNGEINVLGHNPSEREKSFRKKIALVMGQKSQLWWDIPAMDSFLLLQKYYEIPEEEFKIKIEHMSRILKVKDLLHIHVRKLSLGERMKMELMASLLHSPEVIFLDEPTIGLDLVAQESIRQFIKDYHQKNKCTIILTSHYMADVQELCSRIVLILGGKKAYDGAIEEFENILGHEKRVSFHFKNSVDKTSSLFSNYRPEWSLSDLKVELLIPEEELRSASSKIIQEFEVTDFNTEILPIEKVMKTLIENPEILSDK, encoded by the coding sequence ATGATAACAACAAATAAATTAACGAAGAGCTTCAAGAGCTATAAAAAGAAACCTGGCTTTATGGGTTCTGTCGAATCTCTCTACAAAAGAGATTACACTCTAAAAAATGCAGTCGAAGGTTTTGACCTAGACATACCAAGTGGACAAATTGTTGGGTTACTCGGGCCAAATGGTGCGGGAAAAACAACTCTGATGAAAATGTTTACGGGAATTATAGTTCCCTCAAACGGAGAGATAAACGTTCTAGGACATAATCCAAGCGAGAGAGAGAAATCTTTTAGAAAGAAAATAGCCCTCGTGATGGGACAGAAGTCTCAGCTTTGGTGGGATATTCCTGCAATGGACTCCTTTCTTCTTTTGCAAAAGTATTATGAAATTCCAGAAGAGGAATTTAAAATAAAAATTGAGCACATGAGTAGAATTTTAAAAGTCAAAGATCTCTTGCATATTCACGTGCGAAAACTCTCCCTTGGAGAGAGAATGAAAATGGAACTCATGGCCTCTCTTCTCCACTCTCCAGAGGTAATCTTCTTAGACGAGCCCACTATTGGACTAGATCTTGTAGCACAGGAGAGCATTAGACAATTTATAAAAGATTATCACCAAAAGAATAAGTGTACGATAATTCTAACTTCTCACTATATGGCCGACGTGCAAGAGCTCTGTTCTCGAATTGTTCTCATTCTCGGAGGGAAGAAGGCCTACGATGGCGCTATAGAAGAATTTGAAAATATACTCGGGCATGAAAAGAGAGTTTCTTTTCACTTTAAGAATTCTGTAGATAAAACAAGCTCTCTCTTTTCGAATTATAGACCTGAGTGGAGCCTTTCAGATTTAAAAGTTGAACTCTTAATTCCTGAAGAAGAACTTAGATCAGCTAGCTCAAAGATTATTCAAGAATTTGAAGTGACAGATTTTAATACGGAAATTCTTCCCATAGAAAAAGTGATGAAGACCTTAATCGAAAATCCAGAGATACTCAGTGATAAGTAA